AGCTGTGCTACAATGGAACTCCTTTTTGTGTCACGGCCCTTAAAGCCAGACTTTCGATGCGAAAAAATATGTTTCTTAGGAGGTAACTGAAAGTGTCAGAATCTTTTCAAAGTGCCTATCAAGAAGAAGAGTCAAGGCTAAACGAGGTTATCGTTGAAATTGACCGTCAGCTTGAACGTTTGCGCGGGATTCCCGTATACACAGGCCATGATTTTACGGAGCAGGTGCTCGAAGCGGGGCGGGAAGAGAAACGGCAGGCCCTCGCCAAAAGTTTGCCGGAGCCTTACTTCGGGAGGCTGGATTTTCAGGAGAGCGGAACGGGAGCGAAGAAACCGCTCTACATCGGGAAGATTGGCTTCGATAAGGAAGATGCCGGGGATCACCCGATGGTGATTGATTGGCGAGCCCCGGTCGCGAGCCTATTTTATTCGTTTACGGGCGGTACCGACCCGGCATCGTTCGAAGCACCCGAAGGAATCATCGAGGGGCTGGTGTATTTAAAACGCAACGTTGTGATCCGCAAGCAAATTTTGGAACGGGTATCGGATACGTACAATCGGGAGAGCGGCGGACCTGCCGTATCCGATGAGTTTTTGGTCTACCGTCTCGGGGAGAACAAGGACAACCGGCTTCGGGATATCGTATCTACGATCCAAGCCGAGCAGGACAAAATCATCCGGGCTGCCAAAAATACCGCTCTCATTATCCAAGGGGTGGCGGGAAGCGGAAAAACGACGGTGGCCCTGCATCGGCTGGCTTATTTGCTCTATCAATACAAGGAGCAGGTAACCGCGGAGAAAATGATCATATTTGCACCCAACCTGATGTTTCTGGATTACATATCCGACGTACTGCCCGAGCTCGGAGTTGGCGATATACAGCAGCGCACGTTTGGCGATTGGGCAGCGGAGCTGCTCGATATCGAGCTCGCTTCGGATGATCATGCACAGACGCTTCATCTATGGTTCGAGACCGACCCGGGGCAGGGAACCCCGGATATTGACGATAATGTCAGCGGGCGCTATAAAGGCTCATTGAGACTGATGGAGATCATCCGGCGCTGCGTGGAGGCTATCGAAACCGAGGCTCTACCGGACGGGGACTTCTCACCATGGGATGGGGCCGTACTGAAACAGGAGACGATCGCGGAATGGTTCTACCAGGAATATAAACCATATCCACTGGCCAAACGGAAGGAACGGCTGCTTGCCAGATTGCACCGCTGGGTCGAGATGGAACTGAAGAAATCGCCATCAGCGGCCGTGATGAAAGAACGGAAGAAAAAAGCGGCTCAACGAGAAAAGGCTTATGCGAACCGATGGCCGAAATTTGAGCCGGTCTCATTATATAAACAATTGTTTGGTGCGGCAAAGGCGACCGGAACGATGTTTGCAGAGCTAACCGCTCTGATTCCGTCCGAGGTGCTCGCGGCAACGCGTAAAGATCTGAAGAAAAACGTGGTCCGCGAAGAGGATTTGCCTGCCCTGCTGTATTTCCACTGTTTGTTGAATGATATTACCGGTGAGCAGCGTTTTGACCACATCGTCATTGATGAGGCTCAGGATTTCTCGCCATTTCAGGTAGCTGTGCTGGACCTGTTCGTAAGAGGACATTCCTTCACCATATTAGGTGATTTGTCGCAGGGCATTCATGCCTATCGCGGCGTTCATGCGTGGGAGGAAATGAGCTCCTTATTTAAGGAAGAGGAAACAGCTTATTTTGCGTTGACACGCAGTTACCGCTCGACGATGGAGATCATCGAATTTGCCAACGGCATTTTGGAGAAGGGTGTCAGCAGTGATCTGCTCGCCGTACCCGTATTTCGAAGCGGCGATGCCGTTCGCCTCATTCCTTATGAGTCGGAGAAATCCAGAACAAGAGATTTGGAACGGGCGATGGAGGCACTCATCGCTAAGGAATATCGGACGGTAGCCATTCTCACCCGAACCTTGAGGGAAGCGAAAGAGCTGCATGAGCAATTAATTGCTGCATGGCCGATGCTGAATCTGATCGATGGCAGCAAAGGAACGTATCAGGGGGGGTACTCCGTGCTTCCTGTTTATTTGTCTAAAGGACTTGAGTTCGATGCGGTTTTGGTAGCGGATGCGGATCGGAGTCATTACGCGGAAAAAGCTTGGGATGCCAAGCTGATGTACGTCGGCTGCACCCGGGCACTGCATGAGCTGTGGCTGCTGCATGGTGAAGCGCGTCCTTCTTATGTGACGGCGGACGCTTCGGATATTACAGCCATCGGCTGGCCCGCAGAGTAAGATAGGATTGTGTTACTAAGCGCGAAGAGGAAAGAACATAAAATGTCCCGTGGGGTGGTACATGTCTGCATGTGCTTGTCTCTGCGGGGCTTTTTGCTGTGCCCGCGCTTAACCAAACATTTGGTAGGAAGAACCAAGGTTATCGATATACCGGATCAAAGTCCAAACGGCGAGAAAGAAGAGTGCAGCTGCCAAGATGATGTAGAGGGTCATTTTTCGCATAGGTTTTCGTTTCAATTCAAAAACCTCCCTTCGAGTTCTCATGGTCTA
Above is a window of Paenibacillus sp. FSL K6-1330 DNA encoding:
- a CDS encoding UvrD-helicase domain-containing protein — protein: MSESFQSAYQEEESRLNEVIVEIDRQLERLRGIPVYTGHDFTEQVLEAGREEKRQALAKSLPEPYFGRLDFQESGTGAKKPLYIGKIGFDKEDAGDHPMVIDWRAPVASLFYSFTGGTDPASFEAPEGIIEGLVYLKRNVVIRKQILERVSDTYNRESGGPAVSDEFLVYRLGENKDNRLRDIVSTIQAEQDKIIRAAKNTALIIQGVAGSGKTTVALHRLAYLLYQYKEQVTAEKMIIFAPNLMFLDYISDVLPELGVGDIQQRTFGDWAAELLDIELASDDHAQTLHLWFETDPGQGTPDIDDNVSGRYKGSLRLMEIIRRCVEAIETEALPDGDFSPWDGAVLKQETIAEWFYQEYKPYPLAKRKERLLARLHRWVEMELKKSPSAAVMKERKKKAAQREKAYANRWPKFEPVSLYKQLFGAAKATGTMFAELTALIPSEVLAATRKDLKKNVVREEDLPALLYFHCLLNDITGEQRFDHIVIDEAQDFSPFQVAVLDLFVRGHSFTILGDLSQGIHAYRGVHAWEEMSSLFKEEETAYFALTRSYRSTMEIIEFANGILEKGVSSDLLAVPVFRSGDAVRLIPYESEKSRTRDLERAMEALIAKEYRTVAILTRTLREAKELHEQLIAAWPMLNLIDGSKGTYQGGYSVLPVYLSKGLEFDAVLVADADRSHYAEKAWDAKLMYVGCTRALHELWLLHGEARPSYVTADASDITAIGWPAE